A single region of the Anopheles funestus chromosome X, idAnoFuneDA-416_04, whole genome shotgun sequence genome encodes:
- the LOC125768202 gene encoding zinc finger CCHC domain-containing protein 3-like, producing MADGAAERACSASGRGGVGILGGTRRARNRPAQQQPAHQQHQQRPHQRNGQQQQRMNIQQQEKRCPRRKRPDEIVVVPAPGVSYKDMYVKLRTSPLIEDFQRQIGVGRRTPKDHLLLPLSRDVDSAALKDIIQEVIGESGSATVRTEMAEVVLTGIDNMIDEETIKKAITTTLGKQSSVATVNLWERRDMTKRARVRLPRAEAELVKDRRLELGYTYCSVHEAPKVLGQLTRCFRCLERGHIAAKCTGEDRSKRCLRCGDQTHKASGCTNEIKCILCGGAHRIGTAACGGQPSN from the exons ATGGCCGACGGTGCAGCAGAGCGGGCGTGCTCAGCATCAGGGCGTGGCGGAGTCGGCATTCTCGGCGGTACTCGACGAGCCAGGAAC CGGCCAGCCCAGCAGCAGCCAGCAcaccagcagcatcagcagcggcCACACCAGCGAaatgggcagcagcagcagcggatgAACATCCAACAGCAGGAGAAGCGGTGTCCGCGACGAAAACGCCCGGATGAAATCGTCGTTGTGCCCGCCCCAGGAGTGTCCTACAAGGACATGTACGTGAAGCTCCGGACCAGCCCGCTGATTGAAGACTTCCAGCGGCAAATTGGGGTTGGTAGAAGAACGCCAAAGGACCACCTCCTGCTGCCTTTGTCCCGcgacgtcgatagcgcggcgCTGAAGGACATAATCCAGGAGGTCATCGGGGAGAGTGGATCGGCAACCGTCAGGACAGAGATGGCCGAGGTCGTCCTGACTGGGATCGATAACATGATCGACGAAGAGACGATCAAAAAGGCGATCACGACCACTCTGGGGAAGCAGTCCTCGGTGGCCACCGTGAACCTTTGGGAGCGCCGAGACATGACGAAGCGGGCTCGCGTACGCCTCCCACGAGCAGAAGCGGAACTCGTCAAGGATCGCCGTTTGGAGCTGGGCTACACGTATTGTTCGGTACACGAAGCCCCAAAAGTATTGGGTCAGCTGACTCGGTGCTTCCGGTGTCTGGAGCGGGGACACATCGCCGCGAAGTGTACGGGGGAGGATCGGTCCAAGCGTTGCTTACGGTGCGGTGACCAAACTCACAAGGCGTCGGGTTGCACCAACGAGATCAAGTGCATACTGTGTGGCGGCGCCCACCGGATTGGTACCGCAGCCTGCGGTGGACAACCCTCGAACTGA